The DNA segment TTTATGTGTAAACAAGGGGTTTTAGCACTACACCAGGCTCACTCTCATTGTTATGGGGTCCAACTAAATTATTTTATGGGGTCCATAGAAAATTTTATATACCGCTTCTACTACTTTTtaaaaaaagattggggtccggggaccccgttcCGCTTAACGTGGGTCCGCCCCtgtcgagccggctcgcgagcctaaacgagctttttgtttatatattttttattaatatattaaacatatatttatataataataattaccatttatataaatttaaaaaaataacttaattatatgtataataataattataattaatataaattaattaataaatactaaacgagtcgagcccgagccgagccgagctcgagcttgaaaaattaccgtcgagtcgagctcgagctttagaaataaagctcgaatcgagccgagctcgagctttcatatgttaaacgagctcgagctcggctcggctcggctcgtttgcacccctatttAGGGTCTTGTGTTAAAAAAAACGGTGGAATCTTAATACAATGTGAAGTTGAATGACGAAGGATTAAGACAAACCAGAGTTTGGAGGTGATCCACAAATCTTCTCGCTTCACTACACCGTCATCGAAAAGCTTCTTCAAAGCAACACCAATCTACAAAAAAATACAGGATTTATGCTTTGGATCATAGATGTTATATGTAAATTTTTTGAACAAGTAAATAACTTTTTGAATTTTATTGAGTTTTATTGTGTGTGTATTGAGATTAAATTCATTAAACAGCAACACCCTTTCATGTTTGTCTCAAAGTGGTACACATGATGTGCACATGACACCTAGACAAAACAAACAAACGTACCCATTAATATCCCACTCATAGCAGTAGGTAGTGATgaaactaaggggctgtttggcaacttctgaatggttagtgttgaaccagtaagagtaagaggtctgaaccattaagtgttgaaccagtaagggGTCtcaaccattaagagccagtataatgcttaaccgttcagaggcaaatgtctgacaaaTTTAGATtaaaggtcttaaccattcagactcagtataatgcttaaccattcagaggcaaatgtctgaaccattaagacaTCTGCtagcgaaacaaacagtctgaaccattaagtactgAATCAGTAAAAGGTTTGAATCATTAAGAGCCTcgttaagagctaaacaaacagcccctaaaataCACATGGCACCCATGTGGACATAAATATCGGGACATTCATTGGAAGAGGTAGCAACTGAAAGCTCCGGGCTTGGGTCTTAAACCAGTAAAAAATGTACACACGATGTACCCTAAACACTAAACCTTAGACTGGCAAAAACAAAAGTCAAAGATTTCCAACCTAACACGTTTTTTCCCCCGACAACTCAATTGTTTCCGATGAAGGGTATTACGCACAActctttacaaaaaaaaaaacatggaaaaGAAGAGAATTCATAGGTTGAGACGATGAATCAAAGCTCAATAGACAAATATTCCTCATTTCATTCGATCAACATGGAGACAATTACTGGGCCAAGTGCTTAAACCACTTTAGTCACAATTATCGCCCACTTGCTCATGTCGACCAATCATTCCAGCGGTCCAACAACTCGATACTCAATATCGACTGTTCATCCTACTAGAGGCAAAAACATGACCCATTTGGTTGGTCACCCTATGTACTATAATGAAATTGAactaattttaatgttattttactaatttcatgaaaataacgttaaaagtggcggacggttaatcatgcatcatgtggtagcgttgatagccgaaagacatggggatacatgcactaattggcctTTGTCCTGATTATGTTGAGTGTCacgtgccttatgtccaaggcttgatgcaaaactactatcgagccgggtgTCTTATcagaagcagcctctctattcctagttcctacgaggtagaggtaaagctgtctacatcttaccctcctcagaccttACCTTAGCTTTACTACTgctgggatttactgagtatgatgatgatgatgatgatgatgatgatgtataaTAATACCAGTAATGGAGCTGGCCTACTAGACACTATAAACACAGAGGTGGAGCTTAGCTTAGCTTGGGGCACGGGTCCCCCGGCCTCCACTGTTTTTTCGCTTCGTAGTGTAaattttaaaaagaatcttaTATGTCTTAAGTCCGTCCCCTGGTTTTACTGAAAACTAAGTTCAAGATCCGCCGATGATTAAACAAATGACAAGAAATTACGGATTGCTACGATTTTGACGACGGATATATGTACATATCATTTCCGAAATATTATAATTAActtaataatattatattatattgagCAAGACAAGAAGCATACCTCCTTTTCATTGCCATAAACTTGTGCACAATCAATGTGGCGGTACCCAACCTGCAAAACATGATTTATATATGATACATCTATTTCTCAACAAACTTAAAAAACAAGAAACATGCTGCAAACAATCATAGGGGTGAAATTGggttaataaaaattaaattgtGATGAACAAAACCTTGACGGCGGTATAGACAGCTTGGCCAACAAGACCAGGTTCCGATTGCCATGTTCCCAGACCAACAGATGGAATCCGAGTGTTGTTTTTCAGATCGAAGAAGAATTCAATTCCGCCGGTCATTTCGGATAACAACTGTCGGTGAAAATGAGGAGGAAAGTAAAAGACGAAAGTGAggagtgatgatgatgatacgcTCCAATTAAAGAGGGTATAAATGGTCCACCGTTTAGCGGACATTTCAACTCACGTGATCTATTATTACTCTTTTTTAACGCCCAACAAATCCTCTAAATAGGATACGAACGAAATTTACGACATTGAGATACACTTTCTTTGAACCGGAGAGAACCCTCACATAGGGCCGAAGCCATGAACACTCGACCGAAGACATGACAGTACGGTGAGGTAATCTCCACCTATTCGCCTAGACGACACACATGTATCATTATTACTCTAATGGTAGAAACTCAAATTACAACATTTTACTTATTTTCTATTAGTTTATCAATTTTCTCGTGAGTGGTAATCTATTGATTTTCTTATTTGTGGCATCGGTGTGGTCTATCTATGTCTTACAaatcttaattaaataataacaaaGACACATATACAGAAATAATAGTCATAAAAATagtaatttaaaaataaaagtcTAAACACCTGAATAAGAAAATGTGAGTCATAAGAATGatgatttataaataaaaatccgCTTGTGAACTTCTTGCATTGTGATAAGATCAATTTAGTCACAAGCCTTACACATCTGAATTACCGCATCTACATGTATCCATAAAAGTTGTAGATTTTTGTTAATGGTAATTAGCATGACCTCTAGCAGCGAAGGTAAGAAGTTAGGCATAAACCGACAAACAGCTAATATGAAAATAAAGCTCGTGAAAGTTAGTTGTAATTTAGCTCTTAAATATGTTTTGAATATTATGTATgttttatttttaacacaacataTAGTCTGTTGTATCACACAACTTCCCTGAACTTCGACACATATGTAATATTATCATCTCATCTCACTTCTTTTTTTCCGGTCTAGCGCCATACCAAACCACAATTGTCTATGGTTGTCTAAGAAATGGAGATAAGTATCCCTGCCCATCTCAAACGACACTGATTTGGTCCGTTTGAAATAGATTATTTTATTTGACCCATTCACCATTTAGCTAGATGCTTTTATTTGATTCATCTGAAAAATAACACAACCCACATCAACCCATTTAAAAGTAAACGGGTTAAAACTCTCACCTCTATCCAGCATAAGAATTAAACATTACTAACAAACTGATCATGCAATCCAAAATGGTCAATCATAGTCATAGAAGAGTAATGAAAACCTCCTTAAATGGTTATTTATATTGATCatcttttcaaaaatattttatgACATAACTATGCATGAAAAACATATTTTATGGACATAGTATTTGGTGATGTTGGTGATCAACTATCCACAACTTTCTATCACACTTTTAAGGTATATTTGATTTAAGCACCGTTGTAAAAGTCGCTTAAGCATGGACATGAAAATTACAATTTGGTGTTACAACTTCACTCTTTACACCCTAAAATTTTGCctttgttttcattttttaccaATCATGTGATAATGTGTTTTACACATTTATTTTTTCTCTTATAACtcttaaaatataatattttgtaaAATTTCGGTTTTACCGCTGcgacttagttattattattatcaacgTTTCTAAATGATTTTTTTCACGGAAAGAATACTAATATACAAATAGTTGAAACCGAGTGCCGGTACTACACAACAAATCAAATCAATATCAGCCGAATTCTCGACGCATCACGCTAGAAAATCTCACTAGCTTGATACGATTGTCTTCCACTCTTCCCTAATCATAGATTGATataattttcagttaaattttACAATCTTTTTCTTATTTATTAGTGTGGAGCCTCCTCTCTATTTAAGAGATGTACAATTCTATGTATAATTCAAAGTTCAAACCCTATAAGACCACATGGTATGGGGGTCGTCCCCCACCGTTTTGGTCCGGCGTCGTTCCACacaccgccccccccccccccggcagCGTATTGTCCGTCTCTTTTGAGACGTTGGGGACGATCCACAAGGAGACAAAAAACCAGCCCAACCCTTGatcacacacctatacatacaatatatacatatacattttaGGTCCATCCCCCCATTTCCATATCTCCATCCTCTTTGCCCCATTCTCACACCCATCCTACGTCGatcctacgtggcggatcatccttcaagggaggaccatcaccataccacATAGCCTAAGATACAAATAGAAGTATTTAAGATTGAGTTAATTTGCTATTAAAAAAAGAATATTAAAAGTAGTAAATGTTTATTCAGAATAAATTCCAAGtatcttttaaatttaaaacacCTTATTAAAATTTTTGGGTGCTATACACAATAAGCAAGAATACAAATTCCATTATTgtcatacatatacatacatacatgtgatAAAAGTGAATATTCCAAAATCCAAACCTAACCCGAACGAGCAATTACAAGAAAACATCAAACAACAGTAAAAAAGTAATTAGTGAAACAAAACAAACACTCCACCCCCTTTCTCGATCCCCCCAAATCACAGTCTCAAATTCCAGACATTTCTCACACATTTCACCATACAACACCAAACCCACATCAATTCTCAACATTTCTGTTCAGATCTCTCAACATGTTGTACAATTTTCAAATTTAGGGCTCAATTTAAGGACCCTTTTGAGATCCAAGAACAAGACATGAAGGATATGTTTGGAAGCCCTGGAAGTGTTAGCGGCTTGATGCTGCGTATTGGCCAATGTTTGTGTGCTGCTGCTTCTATTGGCTGGATGGTTTCTGCTTCTGGGTTTTCTAGTTATACTGcattttggtatgttttttgtGTAAAGATTTGTGTCATTAGGATTCAAGATTTTGTGTAATTTGTTTAGTGGGTGTCTCAAGATTACATTTTTATTTCATTTCtgtcatctttttttttttttttttttttttttttttttttttgtgagtgtTATGTAAGCTACACTGCATTCTGGTATGCTGTTTATGGAAAGATTTATAACATTAGGATTCAAGATTTTGTGTCATTTGTTTAGGGGGTGTGTCAAGATTACACTTTTATTTCATTTCTgttatccttttttttttttttttttttttaggattcAAGATTTTGTGTAATTTGTTTAGGGGGTGTGTCAAGATTACATTTTTATTTCAtctctggtttttttttttttttttttttttttttttttttttttttttgtgagtgtTATGTAAGCTACACTGCATTCTGGTATGCTGTTTATGGAAAGATTTATGACATTAGGATTCAAGATTTTGTGTCATTTGTTTAGGGGGTGTGTCAAGATTACATTTTTATTTCATTTctgttatctttttttttttttttttttttttttgtgagtgtTATGTAAGCTACACTGCATTCTGGTATGCTGTTTATGGAAAGATTTATAACATTAGGCTTCAAGATTTTGTGTAATTTGTTTAGGGGGTGTGTCAAGATTACATTTTTATTTCATTTctgttatctttttttttttttttttttttttgtgagtgtTATGTAAGCTACACTGCATTCTGGTATGCTGTTTATGGAAAGATTTATAACATTAGGATTCAAGATTTTGTGTCATTTGTTTAGGGGGTGTGTCAAGATTACATTTTTatttcatttcttttttttttttttgttgttgtgaGTGTATGTAAGCTACACTGCATTCTGGTATGCTGTTGTTTATGGAAAGATTTATAACATTAGGATTCAAGATTTTGTGTAATTTGTTTAGGGGATGTGTCAAGATTACATTTTTATTTCATTTCTGttatctttttgttttgttttttttttttgtttttttttttttttttgtgagtgtTATGTGAGCTACACTGCATTCTGGTATGCTGTTTATGGAAAGATTTTGTGTAATTTGTTTAGGGGATGTGTCAAGATTACATTTTTATTTAGATTCTGTAATCTTTGTTGTTTTGTGAGTGTTCTGTGTTTTGTTGGGTGAATCTTTAAGTCAAAGATTTGTTTTGGGTGTGTGTAAATGCAAGAAGGGATTTAGTGTATGGTGGTTTAACAAGATTTTATGATGTGGATTTTATTTTAGAAGATAGGATTTTAGCAATAAATAAGGATGTcttgtttgttaatttttttcCTTATTTTGGTGGTTATATTGCAATTAATGGCTTGTTGATTACGATGCTTAACCAACATATGTCTTATTCTGTTGCAGCTATTTAATTGCATCGATGGGGCTTCAAGTGTTGTGGAGCTTTGGGCTAGCTTGTCTTGATGTCTACGCTCTTAGGATCAAGAAAGACCTTCAAAATGCTGTCTTGGTCAGCTTGTTTGTGGTTGGCGATTGGGTATGTGTCGTATCCGTTCACTAAACGTTTTATATGCTTTTGCTTACCTCATCATATCATTTTGATAGCAATATTGAGACACTGTATGTTATTGTTAGGAGCGTGTAACGTGTTCAATACAAAACCAATTTAATGTGTTCACATTAAAGCGAAAAGGTACTAAGCGTTTATGCGGTTCACATAGTTTCTACTTAATATTGGTTCTGTATTGAACGCCCCTCATGTATCCACAACAATTTTCACTTGAAAGTTCAATGTAAAGCCTCAAGTTTTTCCGGGATATATTTAATAATAGCTCTTAATAGTGGCTGGAGACTGGTgcctaggggtgcaaacgagccgagcccgagctcgacctggctcgagctcgtttaacatatgaaagctcgagctcgagctcggctcgaaggtaattattcaagctcgggctcgactcgtttagtatttattaattaatttatattaattataattattattatacatataatttagttattttttatatttatataaatggtaattattattatgtaaatatatgtttaatatattaataaaaaatatatatatagaaagctcgattaggctcgcaagccggctcgggctcgataagataagctcgggctcgggctcgtttactaaacgatcttgtttttaggctcgggctcgggctcgtttactaaacgatcttgtttttaggctcgggctcgagctcgtttaagctcggctcgttcgagctttttttcgagccgagctcgagtagctcggctTGTTTGCACCCCTACTGGTGCCTCTTTCTATGGATGCatatacgtttttttttttttttgcatgatTTTTCATTTTGTCACACTTGGATAATGAACAAGGAGTTACCAAAAGCTTAAATTTTTATTAATGTTCAGCCGGGATTGTGGCACAAATGCAGGTGACGGCTACGTTGTCGCTTGCCGCTGCGTGTTCTTCAGCTGGGATTGTCGTACTTTACGCAAGAGATTTGCATTTCTGCACCAACCCTAAAATGCATCTACCGTGTAGCAGGTTTGAGATCTCGATAGCTATGGCTTTCATCACCTGGTTCTTTATAGCCATATCTTCTCACGTTATGTTTTGGTTATTAGCCTCGGCTTGATCATCCATTTCCGCTCACTTGTTTGCCATGAAAAACTTGTTTAGGTTTTGTGTGTATCTTGTTCTTGGAAATTATTCAAAATTTTGATCATGTAGCAGTGATTGTATTGAGAATGTaatgtgtcatttgtttgtacaACTCACTCGCTTCAAAATGAATCCGAATGCCCCCGTTTGCCCCAGTTCACGGTTCGGTCTGCTTCTAACCAATAACCGAATGATAACTGAAAGTTTCGGTTACTGAACATATAAAACCAATCGGTTCGGTTGTTTTTTGGTTTCggtttagagtaaactgccattttggtccatgagatttggtcacttttgccactttagtccaaaactcaaaccttttgcatctgggtccctgtggtttcagttttattgctattttagtccaaaaatgaaatcaggacatatttgtcttataaaatcctgcaattttgtccttttcctcaggggcaattCAGGtgatatttgtcttataaaatctggtatttatttataatttttttttaccattttgcccctgaggaaaaggataaaataacaggattttataagacaaatatgacctgatttatttttggacaaaaatggcaataaaaccgaaaccacagggacccaaatgcaaaaagtttgagttttggactaaagtggcaaaagtgaccaaacctcagggaccaaaatggcagtttactcttcgGTTTATCTGTTATTCTATAAAAAAGTTCGCTTAACCGAGAAATGGGCCTTCGTTTTTGGGCTTTTCCTAATCGGGCCAAGTTGAGAAACGGGCCTTCGTTTTTGGGCTTTTCGTTTACTGTCGTGAACTCGATGTTGTGAATGTATAAACGAAACCGAACCGATACACTCTAGAACCGAAGGTTTTTCTTTGATTTGTTTTCGGCTAATCGGCCGGTCCTTACGATTATatttgagtaaattacgtttttggcccttgtggttatatcacttttactatattagcccaaaataagaatttttaacatatctgcccccatggtctctataactaaccattttggcccctaagtctaaccattttggcctctatggtctctataactaaccattttggcccccatgatccctagacttaggggccaaaatggttagttatagagaccatgggggcaaatatgttaaaaattcttattttgggctaatatagtaaaagtgatataaccacaggggctaaaaacgtaatttactcattATATTTCTTACAATCTAGTGTCACCAACAAAAGGAAATTTTGATCAAGTCATATAAGCAATGGGTGAGAAAAAAAGGCCCTCAAAATCCTCCTGCCCACAACTAAACAAAATTTGTTAGAAGGTTTTCATATgaacaaaaaacaaacaaaaaccccCATAAGCAAATTCTTTCAAAATTAAGAAGAAAGTTATATAAAATTGCTTCCAACTTTTGTTTTTTTCTAAAAGATTTTGACATCTTGTGGACTCTGCCTTGGATATAACCCAAGGCAGAGATCAAACGAAGATACGTTGATTTTAGATTCACAACGTTAAATCATGGCGTTTCAAGATTTCGACCAAATTTCAGAACGTCGAAGGCTTGAAAGAAAACAAAGGTTGAAACAGAAAATCATCATCGGTGTCGTCGTAGCCATTTTGCTTCTTTCAGGAGCTGTTGCGGCGTTTTTAATATTCCTCAACAGCTCCCAGACAGACGACCCTAATGATGGTGCGGATAACGTGGAACCCACCTCCGGCAACGATAAAAATAAAGACAACTCATCCGGTGCATCTAAAGACAAAGGAATCGACGGCCAAAAGGTTTTGCAAACTCAAAAGGCCGTTAAAACGATATGCCAAACAACCGATTACAAAGAAACATGCGAAAGCCGCCTCGAGAAATCGTTAAGTTCCAAACTATCGGGACTACCCGGTCCCGATGATTTTGTGAAGGCGGCTGTATCCGCAGCATCCGATGAACTCAACAATGCCATTACACAAACATCCAAATTAATGAAAGTTGAGACCGCACCCGAGAAACAAAAAGCTACATTCGACGTGTGCAAGCAAGTTCTCGAGGGTGCGCAAAGCGACTTCAATCACTCACAAAACGCAGCCGGATCTCCGGATTTAGGCACCTGGTTGAGCGCGGTGATCACTTATCAGCAAACGTGCATTGATGCGGTTACGGAAGATGCTACTAAGACTAGCATTGAACAGGCTTTAAAAACCACCAAAGAACTCACAAGCAACTCTTTAGCCATATTTTCATCGGTTCAGAAAGTCGCACCACCACCCGCAGCCGCTTCCCACCGTCGTCTTCTAACAGACCGGCCCGACCTCCCGTCATGGATGACTTTAGAAACGCGAAGGCTACTAAAAGCCGATGCTCCAAGTCTGGCTCCGAATGTAACCGTTGCTAAAGATGGTTCAGGCGATTTCGCGACCATTTCTAAAGCACTCGAGGCGTTACCTGACAGTTATCAAGGGCGGTATGTGATATACGTTAAAAAGGGAGTGTACGAAGAGAATGTCGTCGTTACTAAAGATATGGTTAACATCACAATGTACGGTGAAGGGTCGCAGAAAACAATTGTTACCGGAAACAAAAACTTTGCAGACGGAGTTCCGACGTTTCTAACAGCGACATTCGGTACCAACTTTAACCCCTATCATGTCGCTAATTCAGTTTTGTGTCGCTAATTAAGGAATACGATATGAATATGCATGCAGCGGCTGTAGGGGAAGGATTCATGGCTCAGTCAATGGGTTTCAGAAACACAGCAGGACCCGAAAAGCATCAAGCCGTTGCGCTGAGAGTGCAATCCGACCGTTCGATATTCCTAAACTGTCGTATAGAGGGATACGAAGAAACATTATACGTACAAACACACCGCCAGTTTTACCGCGGGTGCGACATTATGGGGACGGTCGATTTCATATTCGGAGATGCTGCTGCCGTGTTCCAAACGTGTGAAGTTATTGTAAGGAAGCCGATGGATAATCAACAGAACACGATAACCGCTCAGAGTAGAGTCGACAAACACGAAACGACAGGGATCGTGTTACAGAAATGTAAGATAACCGCAGACGACACTCTAAAGCCGGTAAAGAAGAAGATCGAGAGTTACCTTGGGCGGCCGGGAAAAGAATACTCTAGAACAATCGTGATGGAATCGGAGATTAGTGACTTTATTCATCCGGCGGGTTGGTTGGAAGGGGAAGGTGGTGTTGGGGTTGAAACGGTATATTACGCGGAGTATGACAATATTGGTGGTGGTTCTAAAGTGAAAGAGAGGGTGAAATGGGGTGGTTATCAGAAGGAGTTTAAGAAGGAAGAGGCGGAAAAGTACACGGTGGCGCGGTTTATACAAGGTGAAAGTTGGTTGAAAAGTACGGGTGTACCGGTTCGTCTAGGGACTTACAGCTAGTTAAGGTAAGGAAGatgatgtatatatgtatgtgtatacaTGTAGAGGTTATGAACCATGTTTCATAGTAGTTGATAGACatgtttgtttttgttgttgcTAGAGTTGCTAATTGTATGGTTGCATAACATTGATGGTTGGTTAATCACTAGCTAACATTAAAAACAAGCACCTACAATGGTACTAAGGTGCCGACGTCCGAAGCATGCTGACGACGGAAACACCGGACTTCACCATTGTCGTCTTCCCGTCCGGAGTCGCAGATGACCCGGCGGACCGAGGGTGGGGCCCTCCTCTCTCACtaacaaataaaaatattatatatatatatatatgtgtgtgtgtgtgtaggagTTTGTTGGTGTGGGAAAATGAGTGTGTGTTAACTCTTAATAAGAAGGTTTGAAATTTGACATAGGAGTGGAGGTGAATGCCTGTGAAAATTTGTTATTGTAGATCAAATAACAAATATAATCAACTAATGTTACATGTATAGATTAAttaagggaaattggcctgtaataatcccacctagaccttattggtcattaataatcccacctcagaatattccccccactagtcccacctttcacctatttttcctacaatggtcccccgttaaaaaagcttaacggagttaagctttttttccaaattacaaacagattttttagggcttttgattagaacgacgatacgagtccattggaaatttaaacacccgaattgaagcgtcgtttttaTCGTTTggagccctaaaaaatctgtttataatttggaaaaaaacttaactccgttaagttttttttaacgggggaccattgtaggaaaaatatgtgaaaggtgggactggtggggggaatattctgaggtgggattattaatggccaataaggtctaggtgagattattgCAGGTTAATTCCCCATTAATTAATGGTAAAATTTAAATATTTTAGATCaaataagtttaaaaaaaaaaaaaaaaaaaccacg comes from the Helianthus annuus cultivar XRQ/B chromosome 4, HanXRQr2.0-SUNRISE, whole genome shotgun sequence genome and includes:
- the LOC110937995 gene encoding CASP-like protein 5B2 isoform X2; this translates as MKDMFGSPGSVSGLMLRIGQCLCAAASIGWMVSASGFSSYTAFCYLIASMGLQVLWSFGLACLDVYALRIKKDLQNAVLVSLFVVGDWERVTCSIQNQFNVFTLKRKGTKRLCGSHSFYLILVLY
- the LOC110937995 gene encoding CASP-like protein 5B2 isoform X1, encoding MKDMFGSPGSVSGLMLRIGQCLCAAASIGWMVSASGFSSYTAFCYLIASMGLQVLWSFGLACLDVYALRIKKDLQNAVLVSLFVVGDWVTATLSLAAACSSAGIVVLYARDLHFCTNPKMHLPCSRFEISIAMAFITWFFIAISSHVMFWLLASA
- the LOC110937994 gene encoding pectinesterase, encoding MAFQDFDQISERRRLERKQRLKQKIIIGVVVAILLLSGAVAAFLIFLNSSQTDDPNDGADNVEPTSGNDKNKDNSSGASKDKGIDGQKVLQTQKAVKTICQTTDYKETCESRLEKSLSSKLSGLPGPDDFVKAAVSAASDELNNAITQTSKLMKVETAPEKQKATFDVCKQVLEGAQSDFNHSQNAAGSPDLGTWLSAVITYQQTCIDAVTEDATKTSIEQALKTTKELTSNSLAIFSSVQKVAPPPAAASHRRLLTDRPDLPSWMTLETRRLLKADAPSLAPNVTVAKDGSGDFATISKALEALPDSYQGRYVIYVKKGVYEENVVVTKDMVNITMYGEGSQKTIVTGNKNFADGVPTFLTATFAAVGEGFMAQSMGFRNTAGPEKHQAVALRVQSDRSIFLNCRIEGYEETLYVQTHRQFYRGCDIMGTVDFIFGDAAAVFQTCEVIVRKPMDNQQNTITAQSRVDKHETTGIVLQKCKITADDTLKPVKKKIESYLGRPGKEYSRTIVMESEISDFIHPAGWLEGEGGVGVETVYYAEYDNIGGGSKVKERVKWGGYQKEFKKEEAEKYTVARFIQGESWLKSTGVPVRLGTYS